Below is a genomic region from Sander vitreus isolate 19-12246 chromosome 15, sanVit1, whole genome shotgun sequence.
GCTCAACTTACTTAAAATCAGAGCACAGCTGTACAGTTTGTGTGTCTCCCCCACTAGATTTCTCACTTCAAGATCCCACACTATGTGATCTTTGTCGACAGCTACCCTCTGACAGCCTCTGGAAAGGTACGATACTTCAGCTCTCACACACCAACATTGCTGAACTATCAAGATCACCGCGATGATTTACTGTTTAATAATACAATGAGACTGAAATGgctgctgtttctgtttttctagaTCAAGAAGAACATATTAAAGGAGGAAATGGAGAAGAAATTAGGCCCCCTGTAATTTTGTCTGAGTGAAAACTGGTAATTATATTAATGAGTGgtgttcttttttccttttaattgACAGGTAAAAGTAACCCATGGCCTGTAGGTGGCACTGAAGGCTCCATCATGTAAAGCTGCAATCATTCAAACTAACATTTTGTTCAgtatgtgaatatttgcaaatcatgttatgatgtttttattaaaatcaTTGAAATCATTTTTGACTTATTAAAGGTGTGGGGtggtaaaacaaaaatgacattataaAACAGAATTACAACTAATATTCAAAGTACTTTTAAgaaaatatacaacaacatttCTGTGTAtgcattatataaaaatgaatttAAGGGTATTTCTATTATACCACCTCTATCTTGTAGATTTGGaacaaatgctttttttgtattttgcttaAAAGTTTAAACACTTTGCTTCAAAAACATTGTAACCAGGTCAAGCTAATATAGGTTAATCATTACAAAGCAAGTGTAATGGCAGGTTCATTACTTCCTGATGCCTCATGTTTGTGCAGTTCTTGTTTTTTGAATGCAGGCATTATAACTCTTTTGATGTTCACACCACTAACTGTATGCGGCAGGATAATGAATGGTGTGAAACCTCATTTAAATTCTCTATTCTGTAGCTCCTCCTTGACAGTATTGGTCAAACTAAAATGTGTTTGAAAAGGATAATTGGCTCTTAGCCAACAAGGGTCAGAGGAACACAGTGATAAAATCTGACTTATGTAAGACAGGCAGGTATAGAACCAACTCATTTGTTGTTAAGACCCAGTATCTTCTAAGAGTTGAAAGCGATTGTGCGATATTCAAGACCAATGTCAGCACTGCTTCGGTCTTCCTGTGCTTACAGTCTCAGATCTGTGGATGGACTCAAACACAGCAAGGCTTGGAAATTATGCAACACAAGTTTGCTCTGGTGGGGTCGGTGAGTTTGTGATCTTTATGTTCAGTGGTCAAATGGCAACATGGCGTCACGTCAATCTgttgtttactgtaaatatagaaaaaacGTGGCTTTCAAATAAATTGACACAAAACTTTTTTTggagatttattttatttataagcaCTCAACATGTCTATAAATGTGCCACATTTCAACTGTAGTAATCCTAGTTACCTAGCATgtatgtctttatggtgggaggaaaacGGAGCAactggaggaaacccacgcaaacacggggagaacatgcactCTGGGTTCCTGGACACACTGGAGGGGGGGATGAGCAGATGAATCTCATAGCAAAGAAGAGTTTAAGAAGAAAAGTAGATATCCATGTATCATTGGAGAGAGTGAGACTAAGAGAAagaattttaaaaagtaattaacaAAAGAATGGCGGAGAGGGTGGGAAAAGGAAGTCAGGGGTAGACACTACTTTTCTGTAACCTGAAGTtaggaaaatatgtttctaTACATCTCTGTCCCTTGActctgttaaactgtgtgtaaacgGAGGTTGGGACACTGTGAATGTGGGAGTCTTGAGACAGTGAAGCATGTTTTTCTAGAATGTAAAAAGTataggacagagagaaaggtaGCCTATTGTTTGTTAAACTGACATGACTTGGAGTTGAGGTTTTTTCTGTTTAATCTTTGTTTGGGCACAGTGGGAAACACCACCTGATACCCAAGGCAGTTAATCAATTCCTGAATTATACAGGACAGTATGTAAGAATCTAGTTCTCAAATTGACTTGTGGAGGGCAGTAATACGCTTAGCAGCGTCTACACTGCCGGAATCCTACAAGAAGAAGAGAACATGcacagaaaggccctgccctgacgcaattcttttttttgcagGGTGGTAGGGgagttccctaatgaatatttTCAGGAatgagttccctaatgaatattcatgagtcttcccctaccccctgcaacaaaaaataaataaaaataggctGCCCGGATgcctattttcttttaaaagtatttttccaTAGAGACAATGAACTATTATTAGTGGCCATGGAAATTCATATTGCTGATATTATTACTGAATAATATGCACTCTGGTTTTCCCATATGCTATTTTGTTaggtttaaaggtgcaatatacgtaatatatttactgtattaaatccatAAATGACCATATGtcaacatgctaagttgaaatactatcttttctcacaacaatgctaatgccagtattttctcctttgacATTAACATTCTGTGACGGAATTCTGTTTGTATTTcggcctgtgtgttggtatcaactgcctATTTTGACAGCCGGGCCGGGTTGCCAGacatacctgtaaaaacgtaaacctaGCGTGCTACAGCCATAGtacagccatggaagcagcaaacaaatgaacgggatcaacagagatagattctacccgacctagaAAACCTCAGTGTTTCTAAATAGTTGCCCTAACAGAGACGTAACAAAACCCAGGTAAATATtgaagatgtatttgaaagatgaagacagcttagagcccaaaaagacgccgagttggctaattttctCCTGATCAGGTAAGCATTAAgattcaggctaatttatcacggctatgAGGGACGGGTATTTTCAGTCATTACAACAtttgtgtaacgttactcacaTTGAATTTATAAAGTACTCaaagttggttactcgcaaaaacaattgagacacagccagtgaagtgatcccgacAGGTCCTGGCTAACGGTGCCATGCTAACACGccataactgctaacgttaacggaggaccaggcaagcgggccacggctgtttacaaccacCTTGAGAGACTTATGACAGAAACCGCaagtttgacttcctcataatgaaaacatgcaatttaactttggcaaaacaaCTGAGTAGTCTGTTCAGCAGCCATAGCCAACCGACGCTGAGTAATTTTAAGTCaagaaagtgtttctgtccGTCGAGTTGAGAGGGCCGTTAGTTTGCAGTGCGTTTAGCGGTTCTTGCCCTAATTTTAAGctgagaaagtgtgtctgtcagttgagTAAGGGGACAGCGAGGTAGTGGTCTTTCAGCGGTTGTTGCAGTAATTAAAAGCcgagaaagtgtgtctgtccgcgTGAGCtcaggcttttatgactgtcaacataTCCAGCATCTAACCTTAGCTAatctgctgcgctgtggagtaatgtctggctatgtgagagtAGCTCTAGCAGCATTGTTGGATGCTgcgttctcaacctggcaacctctgtgaacttcgagtctggggaggaggggccagGGGAGACGACTCtgtccagtattttgaatttggactgcagtaactattttaaacactagctgtcagtattacatatcaTAATCAGTGCAGTGAAACAATGGCTtctcaaaagttgtttttgcttGCATTAGTCCATGAAGACTGAGACAGATTTTCTACCTTGGCATGGTTTAAATTTGAATCTGTTATTTAATCGGCTTATCCAAAGTTCACTGTTTAAATAGCCTCATGTATTCTGTAATATAGAGGAATTGTATATTATCATTTTATTCAAAATCTGCAGTAAATGATGATGCCCAAATCAGTCTATATGTACTATATTTGACTCCTGTCTTTTTCCAAAATCTTTGAATGGCAGGTCCCTCCATGTGGACAGTCCTCCTCGCAAACCCTCACTGACCAGCAGCTATGTCCATGGCACCTCCTCCATGTCTCTGCTCCCCCTGACTGTAGGTCAGAGTCTGGACTCCATAGTCCAGCGCTGGCCTGACCGTGAAGCTGTGGTCTTCCTGCAGGACGGCATCCGGAAAACCTTTGTGCAGTTTCAGCAAGATGTGTGTCTCAGACTTTGTGCCTTCATGAATGTATCAAACCTCTTAAACACTATTCATGGTATACCAATGAGGCAATTTTCAATAATCTCTTGGAGCTAATTAGTGAGATGAGCTTGTCAAATCACTGCTAAATCTAACTTGTTTGTACCTTTTCTTTCAGTGTTAACTTTTAAGGTTAATAGAATAgttatttgacattttgacaCCTGATGAAGTCACATGTGGTAGTCCTGGGACACAAAATGGGCCTCCTaaaactgtttttgtcaatgacTCTAAGTGAAGCAGCACCATATCATAAAGCATTCATATCcccaaatgtaatgtaaaaatatgaATTGGTTCTCCTCTTTTGGAGAAATTAACACCAAGCTTCTCAGAAATCACAATAATCAATCAAGAAAGGTATGTCGTAAAGATCCAGAATTCATACCACTAGTGGTAAAGAATGATCTATTTTTTGTGACATTAATTGGTGCAGGTTGACAAGGCGGCTGCAGGTCTGCTTGCTTTGGGCCTGAAGCGAGGTGACAGGCTGGGAGTTTGGGGACCCAACATGTATGAGTGGATCCTTTTCCAGTTTGCTTCAGCCAAAGCTGGAATTATACTGGTCAGTTTGGGAGTTGTTCATACCTTTAAACGTTCATTTACTGTGTAGCATTGTGTTTAGACAGACAGTCTGCTGTGTTAcaaaacacactgctgtcaaaaatACATTGAACCCTTTCAGGGGCCCTGGTGACATATTCTGTAGTTGTACCATTCCTTTCCATGATGTAATATGGTATTCAGCCATGCAGTTCAGAATATGTAATTTGTAATATATGGTATGTACTGTAAAGCCATTTGAAAACATTATGGTGAGGAACTGTATACATACAATTGACTTTAAACTGTTATCCGTGCAGGTGTCATTGAACACAGCCTATCAGGTGAAGGAAGTGGAGTTTACTCTAAAAAAGGTATGACAAGTTTTCTTAGGcattagcctaccattagcctGCCAGGGGTGGTTTCTGAACCTGGTGtataaaagaacaaaaatgaGGTATCCCTGCTGTCCTCACAACCAGCAGTACAATTTTGTTGTACACATTTACTtttcttgagtatttccattttctgctataCTATAACTACTATAATATACTTCTACCCCACTACAATTCAGATTCATACCTTTAGTTTCCAGTTAGTTTGCAGATTTAGatgaataatacaaaataaatcaacaaataaattatGATGTGTTACTATTTATAAAGctaatactttattgatcccttgTTGAAATTCACAAGTataagtatatacagtataagcagTACAAGAAATAAGCCCCTcctttaccagctgcagcaTTGAAGTAATGTGCATAATAATGCATCAAGAATTGTAATTCACTTATATAATATACATtgttctgaaatgggccatacAGTATGACTGTGATATTACTATATCTACCTAAGTAAACGATCTGAGTACGTCTTTCACCACTGGACAGGCATGACTGGCATATCAGCTGACAATTTACTGTTTTCATAGTAAAAATAATCTCTACACACGACTCTGTAAAGTAATAACATATATTCAACAGAACTGATTTGGCATATGCAGGTCCAGTGTAAAGCTGTGGTCTGCCCTGCCCGCTTTAAAACCCAAAACTTCTGTGAGATGCTGAGGGAGCTCTGCCCAGAGCTCGACAGGACGCCAGTAGGCATGATCAAAAGCTCCAGGTTTGACAGAGCCAATGTCAGATTTAATATATGTTCTTCCTCTATTGTCATTATGGGAGTAAGAGACCGTAAATACTTCACGATCTATAATTTATGGTTATGTGGATGTGATATAAATGTCCTGTCTTGGGTCTGCCAGGTTGCCAGACTTGCGTATGGTGATAGTGACAGATAGCAGACAGCCAGGGATGCTCCACTTAGAGGATGTGATGCAAGCAGGGGAGAGTCAGCACTACAAAGAGCTGATGATGGATCTGCAGAGCAAACTGTCCTTCGATGAGCCCATCAACATTCAGTTCACATCAGTAACCTTCACTGTCACATGTGTATTGTACAACTTGGACTAACATCATGATTTAACAATGATCCAGATGAAGTCATATTGCTTGTGTATTTGTTCCAGGGGACGACAGGGAGTCCAAAGGGAGCCAGTCTTTCCCACCACAATATAGTAAACAATGCTTACTTTATGGGTCTCCGAATGGGTTTTGGACAGAGAGTAAGTACATATTTGTCTCTTGATTTGAAGtgaaatgaaacaatgaaaataatctcaTTTTCCACATTCCCTTCAGCCTCaggtgcgagtgtgtgtgcccGTTCCCATGTACCACTGCTTTGGCTCTGTGTTGGGAGGGATGTGTATGGCAGTGCATGGTATCACACTGGTCTTCCCTTCCTCTGGCTACAACAGCCGAGCCAACCTGGAGGCC
It encodes:
- the LOC144530041 gene encoding medium-chain acyl-CoA ligase ACSF2, mitochondrial-like, which gives rise to MRDGSLHVDSPPRKPSLTSSYVHGTSSMSLLPLTVGQSLDSIVQRWPDREAVVFLQDGIRKTFVQFQQDVDKAAAGLLALGLKRGDRLGVWGPNMYEWILFQFASAKAGIILVSLNTAYQVKEVEFTLKKVQCKAVVCPARFKTQNFCEMLRELCPELDRTPVGMIKSSRLPDLRMVIVTDSRQPGMLHLEDVMQAGESQHYKELMMDLQSKLSFDEPINIQFTSGTTGSPKGASLSHHNIVNNAYFMGLRMGFGQRPQVRVCVPVPMYHCFGSVLGGMCMAVHGITLVFPSSGYNSRANLEAIQSEKCNFIYGTPTMFTDMLSQQDLHKYDLSSIEAGIMAGSPCPPEIVRKLITDMNMKELMIAYGSTENSPVTFLGFPQDNEELKINTVGCIMSHTEAKVVDPTTGEIVPLGASGELMIRGSCVMHGYWDDSQKTREVISQDRWYRTGDTASLNSLGYCRIEGRTKDMIIRGGENIYPAEIEQFLYTHPKVQEVQVVGVKDERLGEQVCACIRLREGQTSSAEEIRAFCKGQISHFKIPHYVIFVDSYPLTASGKIKKNILKEEMEKKLGL